Genomic segment of Paenibacillus sp. FSL R5-0623:
CGATGCGGTCATTGATCTGCCTTTTGCCTTGCCGACAGCGGTAGCAGGGGTTGCTCTTACGGCGATCTATGCCGGCAATGGCTGGATTGGGCAGTTTGTAGAGCCTTTGGGCATTAAGCTCGCTTACTCCCAGGCTGGGATTACGCTGGCGCTGATGTTTATCGGAATTCCGTTCGTGGTTCGTACGGTGCAACCGGTATTGGAGGAGCTGGAGGCGGAGGTGGAAGAAGCGGCTGCCACACTGGGAGCAGGAAGATGGCGGATATTCCGTACCATTCTGCTGCCGGATCTGATTCCGCCACTATTGACCGGGTTCGCTCTGGCCTTTGCCCGGGGCATTGGCGAATACGGCTCCGTTGTATTTATCTCAGGTAATATGCCGATGAAAACAGAGATTGCCCCCTTGCTGATCATGGCCAAGCTGGAGCAGTTCGATTATGCAGGCGCTACAGCGGTAGCTTTGCTGCTGCTTCTGGTTTCTTTCATCCTGCTGCTGATCATTAATTCCTTGCAACGTTGGAGCCGGAAGGCGGGCAGAGCATGACGATGAAACATGATGGAGTATGGATACAATCAGATGTCACTCACCCAAACCAAAGGAGGTGCAGCATATGGCGGGTTCCGTCCCACTGAGCCCTGTTCCACCCGTAAAGACCGGGCGTGGAACTAACCGTGCAACAACGGAAGCTCCATGGGTCAAATGGTTGTTGATTGGACTGGCAAGCCTGGTACTCATCTGGCTGCTTATTTTGCCACTGGCCATTGTGCTCATGGAGGCGTTGAAGCAGGGCTGGGGTGTGTACATCGCGGCTCTTACCGAGTCGGATGCCATGTCTGCACTGAAACTCACGTTATTGGTTGCGGCGATTACCGTGCCGCTGAATACGATATTTGGTGTGGCCGCTGCATGGGTCATTACCAAGTTCCAGTTCAAGGGCAAGGGACTCATGATTACCCTGATTGATCTTCCCTTTTCCATCTCGCCTGTTGTGGGCGGGTTGATCTTTGTATTGGTCTTTGGTTCGAATGGGTGGTTAGGGCCGTGGCTGTCCGAACATGATATCAAAATCATTTTTGCGCTGCCAGGCATTGTGATTGCAACGTTGTTTATTACCTTCCCTTTCGTAGCGAGGGAGCTGATTCCACTCATGGAGGACCAGGGAACCCGAGAAGAGGAAGCGGCGGTTACACTAGGTGCTTCCGGGTGGCGAATCTTCTGGAGTGTAACCTTGCCCAACATCAAATGGGGGCTGCTGTACGGCATTATTCTGTGTAATGCCCGTGCTATGGGTGAGTTCGGAGCCGTATCTGTGGTGTCGGGGCATATCCGCGGGGAGACCAATACGTTACCACTTCATGTCGAGATTTTGTATAACGAATATCAATTCTCGGCTTCGTTTGCCGTAGCTTCACTGCTCCTGATTCTGGCTCTCGCCACGTTGCTGCTCAAGAGCTGGCTTGGACACAAAGCCGTCTCAGAAAAGTGATTTTGAGAAGAAGAAAATACAGATTGACAGCTACTGGAAGCCCTGCTAATGTATAAACCAAGTATATAGGTTGGATAAGAATGATTTATAAATCCGTTGGATGACAGCGTACTTAGGAATATGGCGGGCAATAGCCCGAGAAGAGGAGGCAGCTCTATGGCTAAGCCGTTAAAAGTGGATGAGGTATGGTTGGACCGAATTGCCGGACAGCTGAATGACATGGAGTTTGGTTCATTGCACATCGTAGTGCACGAAGGACAGATTGTGCAGATGGAGCGGACCGAACGCAAGCGTTTTGAGAACACTCCCTCAGGCAGCGCCTCCAAATCCGGAAGCACGGCACGAAGCAGTTCAGCCCGTTCACTACGCGGATCCAATGCGAGTGCGAAGGGATAGCGAGTGACATGGCGTCAGGAATCGAGGATGGGTGCATAGGAACACAAAGGTATACTTTTCAGAAACTCATGGGAAATGCATGTTCCAAATCATCCTATCTATTGTGCGCGACTTGTCTCCATATGCTCCTTATACCAATGATTCGCTTCAAGCAGCACCTGTTGCCCACCTGCATCCATGACTTCTTCCACAAAGGTATCGAAATACCCCACAGGCTGATCGCCAGTGATGATGGAGATGTACACTCTGTCTCTCATGCGAATCAATTCAGATGAATATTGAATCAGGGCAGGGGTTGCAACCTCCAGGCGATTATAGATACCATTCTCCGTCAACCCTGCAGATGCAGCCCACTGTTCACGTTTATCCGAGGGTGTACCTGGAACCGTCATGCCGATACTTGAGCCGATCCTATTAATATAATTCTCCATTCTGTTGTATGGGTAAAGTAAATGGAACGAGTTTGAATCTTCAGCGCTCCAATTCCAGTGTTTTCCTGGAAGGCCATACTCCATTTTGATCTGCTCCTCCGGATCGGGGTTGGCACTTACATAATCGAGTATCTCCAGAATTTTCTCCAGTTTTCCCGGCTCCTTCGCAGCCTCAGCACCTATAGCCATAAAATTCATCAGCAGATTGTTCCCTTTTGAACCGCTATGTCCATCAGGACCAATAACAGGAGAACCAAATACAACCTCTGCAGTTGCGTTCTTCTGTAACAACTCATTAACATTGAACGAGGCTCCCACTGGAGTTTCTTGGCCATTTTCATTAAGGACACTGTAGTCTCCCTCTTGATTCCAATGATAATAGTTGCCCATCGAGGTCATCCCAATTTTTCCATTAATAAAAGCATGGGATAGATGTTTATAGCCGCCTTTGTTTTCGCCGGTTATGAACTCAGGGTCGATAATCCCGTCCCGATACCACTTTTGCATATAAGTCAGGGCTTCTTTCATCTCAGGCTCCAAAGCGCCGATCACGAGTTGGTTGTTTTTTTCATTAAAATACAGTTGCTCGGTAAAAACGGACTGTCCAAAAGCGCCAAACACGACATTTAAGCCTTCTCTGGATAGGCCATACGTATCCTGTTTACCATTTCTGTCCGGATCATCTTTGGCAAAAGCATACATAACCGTTTCAAATTCATCTAATGTCTTTGGCACCTCCAGACCAAGCTGCTTAAGCCAGTCCTCTCGGTATACAACAGGGGTTCGATAGATGTTGGTCTGATTAATGGCCGGAATTCCATATAAGGAGCCGTTTATTTTTCCATACTCTAAATAACGTGAATCATAATCGCGAATTCGCTGTACGATATTTGGCGCATATTGTTCAAGAACATCCGGGGAGATTTCCGCTAAGACCCCTTGCATTTGATACTTAAGCAGATCATGCGGTTGTCTGATCCGGAACAGATCGGGTATTTTCCCTTGAGCAAGCTCCAGGTCCAGCAGTTCCTCGTACCGCTTGTTCTCAAGATTCCACACCTCCAGATCGACATCAAACCGATCCTCAATATAGGTAATCATCTCCGCGTCTTCAGGAACAGGGATATTTTGATGCATGGTCCAGGATATTGTATACTGCGGTGTTGTATCTTTCTCAGCGCTTGCTAGATGGTCTTGCTGTTGTACTTGTGCTGTTTCTCTGTTTAGAACGGTACAACCGCTCATCAATCCTATAAGAATAGATGTAGCAATCAATAGACATAGCTTTCTTGAAAGGTTAAGGTTCATAGCAGCTCCTTTACTAATTTTAAATTCTATATAGGTTCAATTTAACATTTACACAAAAACGGAGAGGACAGAAAGAACCTGAAGAAGCGAAGCGTTCGCCTTTATTCCCGGATTTCCCCTTTTAGAAAAGGGATCGAAGAAATCTGGGAATAACAGCGATCGGAAGGTTGTTCTGTCATCGGAGTGTCCGTGTAAATATTCCTAATTGACCCTATATAGACCCCTGTTCCATTAGATTGCGCATGAAATTTTTCGGTGTACAGCCGTGAATTTCTTTGAACTTTTTAATGAAATAAGCAGGGGTACGGTAACCGACCGTACATGCGACCTGCTCAACTGTAATTTCGCGTTGTGTCATGAGTTCCCGTGCGCGCTCCATTCTCTGATTCGTAACATATTCGGAATAAACAATCCCGGTTTCTTCCTTGAAAAGTTTACTGAGATATTTAGGGCTGATGAATACTTGCTCTGAGACATGATCCAGCGTGAGATCGCCCGATAAGTGCTCGTGAATATAGGCTTTGACAGCCGAGATGGTATCCACACTTCGTACCTCGCTGCGCTTCTCCATCTGCATCACAAATTCGGTCACGAGATGAATCATCCATTCCGAATAGCGGTTGATATTGTAGAACAATGAAAATTGCTTGTACATATTCAATGAACTCGCCTCGGCGGGTTGCAGGCGCACCTGATTAATACACTCCGCGTAAATAGATACCGTTTTTAATAATATGATACGGCTGTATTCGGCTGAATAGGGGCCTTCCTTTATTGTCGCGACCAATTTCTGAATGGCCTCAACCGTACCTTGCACATCCCGAGTCTGCAATTTCTTTTCAAAGTTGACGAGGTATGACTCCGGAATTTCCAAACTGCTGGCTTCCCTGTTCAGAAGATCAAGATCCTGAATGGCAGACTGCTCGGGAAAGAAGTAGCTGTATCGAATCAGGGTTTTCGCCTGATGATAGCTTGTGTGAATCTTCGTGAAGTGTTCTACCCATCCGCCTAACGATAGTACAAATTCCAGGCCAAATCTGCTGCTCGCCTCAGCGTGAATAAAGTCAACAATGTGATCAGAGAGCGGTTCTTCGGGTTGATTGGTACAGATGATTACTGCTATTTTGTGATCCTGCAATTCCTCTGCCAGCAGTTGAGTTCCATCCATTTCTGCGATCTCCAGTTGCTGGATCATCGTATACAATGTATGCTGCAACTGTCGTGGCTGCAGATCCTTCCACTTCTCATTGACGGGGTCAATGACGATGCAACGGAAGCGAGAGTAGGTCATTGAAATGTGAACAGACTGGAGCTGTTCCGAAAGTTCTTCGGGTGTAAATCGATTATTTAACATATTAAGCATGATACTATGCTTAATCATTCTGTGATTGGCCTGTAAGGTTTCTTCAAGACTATCAACTTTATTGGACAGACTGTTAAACGTTGTATCGATGAACCGATATTCGTCTTGCTTTAAGCTGGTTGGGCTGTCCATCCGGCTCTTGATGTTATTCATGATTCGCTTAAGAGGACTATAGTTGGCCCTGGTAAAAATGGAGGACATCACGATCCCAACTGTGACAGCCAACAAGCCAAGAAAAACCGAAATCTCTTTCAAGCTATCCAATTTATAATAGAAGCTTTCATTAGGTGTGGTTGTGTATATTCTCCATGCATTTCCTTTAAATTGATCTTGGGTGACGACATGAGAGTCATAGTTAAATACAGGTGCGAAGCTCTCATCTGAAGAATGATAGGCAAGGAGCGACTGCGTTAGATTCTCCTCCGTGGAGCTGCCTATCAACGTTTTGTCCGCGGCAGATATGACGGTTCCGTCCTGATCGATGATTAATGTATTTGCATAGTCAGCAGGGATCATATTTTTAATGATCTGACTGATCGCTGATTCTTTGATATCAATCGCAATCATGGCCTTACTGTCTTGTCCAGACGATTGAAACGGGTAACTATGGACATAGGAAATTAGATGACTCATATTGCCCTGTTCCCGTGATTCGATATAAGCATCCTGAGGCACCATGCGAGTCTTCATCCATAAGGAGCTTTCTGGAGTCTCTTTCATCGCAGCAATCCAATCCGTCGTATGATCCACACTCGAAGGCGTGTCCTCATAGAGCAATAGCCCATATACAGATGAGACGATGAAGTGGTTCCTCGTATCGTACACATGAATAGCTTCAATGAGATCCGAATAATTTTGCACCATATTTTTGAGGGACTGTTCGATGTCCAAGATTTTGCTATGGTTTCCTTTTAAGCTATCTAAATCGATACTTGCTGCGTTACCGAGTGCCAGGGACAGATAGACCTGATTCACCTTCTGGATCACGGAGCTCTCAATAGTATTGACGGTGCTTTTCAGCGAAAGTTGATTATTGATTCGAATCTCTTTGCTGTATTGATGAGAGAAGAAGAGGTATAGAATGGAGCCGAAAAGAAGCGCAATGACAAGAACAACAGCGAGGTAGGAAAGAACCATCTTGGATCTCACAGACTGAAATGGCTTATGCATTCTTTTTCCCCCTTCGTTTCTCGTGTCTAAACAACTTCATCATTATATAGCAGGCCGAGGACTAGAAATCATGTTGATCGAAATTTAACAAACTCCTTCTCCACATTTTACACCAATTTAATAAAGCGTTTACATAAAAGGATATCATAATTAACGAAAGTAGTATCTCCTCTGTTTTTTTGAGGGCAGAAATCATCGGAACGTACGATTTTGATATAAAACGGAAATTGTTCTATAGATGCGATACGCTCCCTAATGCTACAGTAACGGCAGATCAGACATCTGTATAGAGACTTTCTTACTCATTTGCAGATGCAGAAGCAAAAAAATAATTTACCATAATGGGAGCGTGTATTTGCAAGCCATGAGAAAACCACTTAAAAAGTCACTGGCATTACTTCTAATGTTGTCTATGGTAGGTCCGACATTTGCAGAGAAGAGTTTTGCAGCCGATCAGAAGATTCAGTTCTCTGATATTAAGGGACACTGGGCGGAAGCAAATATTCAAGCATGGGGTGATGAAGGATTAATTCGGGGTTACCTGGATCGTTCATTCAAACCGAACACGTATATTACCAGAGCAGAATTTATGAATTTGGTAAACGGTGCCTTTGGATATTCCGGACAAGCTAAAATTACCTTCAACGATGTGTCTGAGAGTGCATGGTATTACGAAGCCATTTCTATTGCAAATGCAAATGGATATATAGATGGATACACCGATGGCACCATGAAGCCGCAAGATCCGATCACCCGTCAGGAAGCAGCTAAAGTGATCGCTGGCATTTTGAATTTGGAGTTAAATGAGACAGCAGCAAATGTATTTAGCGATTCATCTTCTATTGCGGCGTGGAGCAAAGGCGCAGTAGGTGGAGCGGCGGCAGCGAAAATTATCTCTGGTTATGCAGACGGAAGCTTCAAACCGCTTAATTCCATTACTCGTGCCGAAGCCGTGTCTGCGCTCGTTAAGGCTGTGGAAACAGATGCTACTACAGCAGCCAAGCCAGCTAAGCCAAAAGGAACCGCATCCGTACTGAATGTTAATCCCCCAGCAGATGAAGCCCGTTTGTCTGCCGTGAAGCACGGAGCCAATGCTGGAGACGACACCTTGAAAAATATTGCGGAGACCAATCCGTTTATTAATATTTTGGACGGTTTTGATCAAGTATGGTCCATGAATCAAGCAGATTGGAGAGACGGAACAGCGGCAACCAAAATTGGAGCTGACGGAAAGAATGCAAAGTATGGAGATGGACCGTCCCCATATTATGATGGCTTTAAGAATGATCCAACCGTAGCCGTCACTGATCAGAAAACATATGCAAATGAAGAGATCCGAAACAAAGCGACTTGGGAAGCCAATATCAAATATGTAGAAAAGGTCACGCAAAACCGCACGGGTGAAGAGGCTTTGGCAGCCTACTATGATGACCAAAGAGATAAGATCTATAGCGTGATGGAGGGCTTTGGTCCACTGGCTAACACGTATGTAGATATCATCAAGCCAAAGACAAACGTTGAACGAACGGTGGACGAGATGAATGTGGTATTGACCGAAGAAACAGTGGAAGATGAAAGCCAAGGTATTGGAGATTGGGATGAAAAAACGGAGCTTTCAGACTTGGTTAATTTGGTTGATCTGGTTCGATTCAAAATTCCTGCCTCATCTAATCCCTCTAAATATTTCTACTCTTCCCCGAGACCGTGGAGAATGAATTCCAATGGAGAAGTGAAAGAAGTGGTTGACAGCAAAGGACTACCTGTATGGGCAACCTTGGGCGAAGGTGAGAAAAAAGAAGTACCTCTGGCTTCAGGCGGCATCAAATCAACCGGAGAAAAACATTACCAGCAATACGAAACCAATGTAAAGCTTATTCCTGCCTTAAGTTATGTCAAACGAATCGCTGAGGATGGAAGAGGAAAAGATGGCGGATTTCCGAGCGGACATACAAGTGCAGCCTACTTATCCGTATTTCCTTTGGCATACGCTACACCAGAACGATTCGCTGAATTGTTAACGAGAGCAGCTCAGTTGGGCGAGAATCGCATCGTAGCAGGGATGCACTCACCACTTGATGTTATAGGCGGAAGAATACAGTCCACAGCCATGGCTGCATATGCACTTAATCAGGCTGATAATAGAGAAGTGTTAGAGAAAGGCTATGAGAATGCAGGAGAAGTATTTGGAGCTGCAGCCAAGGAAAAAAAGTTGAGTCTGTATGAGTATGCACACACCGTAACAGAGGATTACACGTTCAAGAGTGCTTACGATGAACACAAATGGGAAGATCACGATGCCAATAAAGCCTTCTATAGAGAAAAGATGACTTACGGTCTACCACAAACCGGAACCAAAGGTTTGGCTCCAGTTGTACCGCAAGGAGCAGAAGCCCTGTTAGAAACACGTCAACCGTATTTAACAGATGAGCAACGCAGACAAGTATTGTATACAACATCCATTGACTCTGGATATCCTGTACTGGATGAATCCAAGGGCTGGGGGAGAATTGATCTGGTCACGGCTGCGGATGGATACGGTGCATTCTTGAACAATGTAACTGTGGATATGGACGCTTCCAAAGGGCGCTTTAATGCAGAAGACTGGTGGAGAAATGATATCACCGGTAGTGGAATGCTTACGAAAAAAGGAACAGGAACCCTTACATTGACAGGGAAAAATAGCTACACTGGCGGAACCTTACTGCAAGCAGGAACGCTGGTAGCCGAATCTGCAACTGCTTTTGGTACAGGTGATCTGTATGTAGAAAATGGAACAGTTGTCGTTGATGTCGACGGCGCACTCAACTTAAATAGAAACTTTACCATGGATAACGGTACGTTGGAATTGGTAGTGGCTGACAACAATAGTCAACTGAATGTCGGCAGAAAGCTCTATATTGATGGAGGAAGTCTCAAACTTGACTTGTCCAAACATAAGATTGAAGGTTCCAAAGATATTACGTTAATCACGGCTAATGGAATTACAGGTGAATTCGACAGTGTAACGGCAGATGGTTATGACGTGACTGTCACGTACGAAAAGGGCCGCGTCATTGCACATGTTGTAGCCAAATAAGTGAAGTGATTATGCATGATACAAAGTGAACTAATAAATGTTACACATACCACTTCGATGATAGAATAACCTTCCGATCATTCTTTGCAAGACAAAATTAGTACTATAGAAAAGGGCTTAAACTACAATGTAGTTTAAGCCCTTTTCGCGTACAGATACGTTGGATATAGGGGATGTTTTCAACACGTCCTGAAAGCCGAAGTGTATCTGAACGTGTCCAGAGTAGGGAAGCATGCTGAATACTGAATGTACGAGCAAGCGATCAGGATGTCGCAAAGGCGATTCTCCTATTTTCCTCTACCAATGAAAATTTCGCTTTGTACGAGAGGGAC
This window contains:
- the cysT gene encoding sulfate ABC transporter permease subunit CysT, producing the protein MSKVMVARRRTLPGFGLTMGYSVLYLSLVVLIPLAALLFNSTGLTWATMIEVATNPRVLASFQVSFLTAGAAALIDLVLGLLLAWVLVRYEFPGKRLFDAVIDLPFALPTAVAGVALTAIYAGNGWIGQFVEPLGIKLAYSQAGITLALMFIGIPFVVRTVQPVLEELEAEVEEAAATLGAGRWRIFRTILLPDLIPPLLTGFALAFARGIGEYGSVVFISGNMPMKTEIAPLLIMAKLEQFDYAGATAVALLLLLVSFILLLIINSLQRWSRKAGRA
- the cysW gene encoding sulfate ABC transporter permease subunit CysW, whose amino-acid sequence is MAGSVPLSPVPPVKTGRGTNRATTEAPWVKWLLIGLASLVLIWLLILPLAIVLMEALKQGWGVYIAALTESDAMSALKLTLLVAAITVPLNTIFGVAAAWVITKFQFKGKGLMITLIDLPFSISPVVGGLIFVLVFGSNGWLGPWLSEHDIKIIFALPGIVIATLFITFPFVARELIPLMEDQGTREEEAAVTLGASGWRIFWSVTLPNIKWGLLYGIILCNARAMGEFGAVSVVSGHIRGETNTLPLHVEILYNEYQFSASFAVASLLLILALATLLLKSWLGHKAVSEK
- a CDS encoding YezD family protein produces the protein MAKPLKVDEVWLDRIAGQLNDMEFGSLHIVVHEGQIVQMERTERKRFENTPSGSASKSGSTARSSSARSLRGSNASAKG
- a CDS encoding extracellular solute-binding protein — its product is MHQNIPVPEDAEMITYIEDRFDVDLEVWNLENKRYEELLDLELAQGKIPDLFRIRQPHDLLKYQMQGVLAEISPDVLEQYAPNIVQRIRDYDSRYLEYGKINGSLYGIPAINQTNIYRTPVVYREDWLKQLGLEVPKTLDEFETVMYAFAKDDPDRNGKQDTYGLSREGLNVVFGAFGQSVFTEQLYFNEKNNQLVIGALEPEMKEALTYMQKWYRDGIIDPEFITGENKGGYKHLSHAFINGKIGMTSMGNYYHWNQEGDYSVLNENGQETPVGASFNVNELLQKNATAEVVFGSPVIGPDGHSGSKGNNLLMNFMAIGAEAAKEPGKLEKILEILDYVSANPDPEEQIKMEYGLPGKHWNWSAEDSNSFHLLYPYNRMENYINRIGSSIGMTVPGTPSDKREQWAASAGLTENGIYNRLEVATPALIQYSSELIRMRDRVYISIITGDQPVGYFDTFVEEVMDAGGQQVLLEANHWYKEHMETSRAQ
- a CDS encoding helix-turn-helix domain-containing protein → MHKPFQSVRSKMVLSYLAVVLVIALLFGSILYLFFSHQYSKEIRINNQLSLKSTVNTIESSVIQKVNQVYLSLALGNAASIDLDSLKGNHSKILDIEQSLKNMVQNYSDLIEAIHVYDTRNHFIVSSVYGLLLYEDTPSSVDHTTDWIAAMKETPESSLWMKTRMVPQDAYIESREQGNMSHLISYVHSYPFQSSGQDSKAMIAIDIKESAISQIIKNMIPADYANTLIIDQDGTVISAADKTLIGSSTEENLTQSLLAYHSSDESFAPVFNYDSHVVTQDQFKGNAWRIYTTTPNESFYYKLDSLKEISVFLGLLAVTVGIVMSSIFTRANYSPLKRIMNNIKSRMDSPTSLKQDEYRFIDTTFNSLSNKVDSLEETLQANHRMIKHSIMLNMLNNRFTPEELSEQLQSVHISMTYSRFRCIVIDPVNEKWKDLQPRQLQHTLYTMIQQLEIAEMDGTQLLAEELQDHKIAVIICTNQPEEPLSDHIVDFIHAEASSRFGLEFVLSLGGWVEHFTKIHTSYHQAKTLIRYSYFFPEQSAIQDLDLLNREASSLEIPESYLVNFEKKLQTRDVQGTVEAIQKLVATIKEGPYSAEYSRIILLKTVSIYAECINQVRLQPAEASSLNMYKQFSLFYNINRYSEWMIHLVTEFVMQMEKRSEVRSVDTISAVKAYIHEHLSGDLTLDHVSEQVFISPKYLSKLFKEETGIVYSEYVTNQRMERARELMTQREITVEQVACTVGYRTPAYFIKKFKEIHGCTPKNFMRNLMEQGSI
- a CDS encoding S-layer homology domain-containing protein — encoded protein: MRKPLKKSLALLLMLSMVGPTFAEKSFAADQKIQFSDIKGHWAEANIQAWGDEGLIRGYLDRSFKPNTYITRAEFMNLVNGAFGYSGQAKITFNDVSESAWYYEAISIANANGYIDGYTDGTMKPQDPITRQEAAKVIAGILNLELNETAANVFSDSSSIAAWSKGAVGGAAAAKIISGYADGSFKPLNSITRAEAVSALVKAVETDATTAAKPAKPKGTASVLNVNPPADEARLSAVKHGANAGDDTLKNIAETNPFINILDGFDQVWSMNQADWRDGTAATKIGADGKNAKYGDGPSPYYDGFKNDPTVAVTDQKTYANEEIRNKATWEANIKYVEKVTQNRTGEEALAAYYDDQRDKIYSVMEGFGPLANTYVDIIKPKTNVERTVDEMNVVLTEETVEDESQGIGDWDEKTELSDLVNLVDLVRFKIPASSNPSKYFYSSPRPWRMNSNGEVKEVVDSKGLPVWATLGEGEKKEVPLASGGIKSTGEKHYQQYETNVKLIPALSYVKRIAEDGRGKDGGFPSGHTSAAYLSVFPLAYATPERFAELLTRAAQLGENRIVAGMHSPLDVIGGRIQSTAMAAYALNQADNREVLEKGYENAGEVFGAAAKEKKLSLYEYAHTVTEDYTFKSAYDEHKWEDHDANKAFYREKMTYGLPQTGTKGLAPVVPQGAEALLETRQPYLTDEQRRQVLYTTSIDSGYPVLDESKGWGRIDLVTAADGYGAFLNNVTVDMDASKGRFNAEDWWRNDITGSGMLTKKGTGTLTLTGKNSYTGGTLLQAGTLVAESATAFGTGDLYVENGTVVVDVDGALNLNRNFTMDNGTLELVVADNNSQLNVGRKLYIDGGSLKLDLSKHKIEGSKDITLITANGITGEFDSVTADGYDVTVTYEKGRVIAHVVAK